In Streptomyces sp. SN-593, a single genomic region encodes these proteins:
- the metK gene encoding methionine adenosyltransferase — translation MSRRLFTSESVTEGHPDKIADQISDTILDALLTADPTSRVAVETLITTGQVHVAGEVTTTAYADIASLVRGKILEIGYDSSKKGFDGASCGVSVSIGAQSPDIAQGVDTAYEKRVEGGEADEDELNKQGAGDQGLMFGYASDETPELMPLPITLAHRLSKRLTEVRKNGTIPYLRPDGKTQVTIEYDGDKAVRLDTVVVSSQHASDIDLESLLTPDIREFVVEVELKALLDEGIKLDTDGYRLLVNPTGRFEIGGPMGDAGLTGRKIIIDTYGGMARHGGGAFSGKDPSKVDRSAAYAMRWVAKNVVAARLASRCEVQVAYAIGKAEPVGLFVETFGTANIEVEKIEQAIGEVFDLRPAAIIRDLDLLRPIYAQTAAYGHFGRELDDFTWEKTDRVDALRAAVGL, via the coding sequence GTGTCCCGCCGTCTGTTCACTTCGGAGTCCGTGACCGAAGGTCACCCCGACAAGATCGCTGACCAGATCAGCGACACCATCCTCGACGCCCTGCTCACCGCCGACCCGACCTCCCGGGTGGCCGTCGAGACGCTGATCACCACCGGTCAGGTGCACGTCGCGGGTGAGGTCACCACGACCGCGTACGCCGACATCGCCTCGCTGGTGCGCGGGAAGATCCTGGAGATCGGCTACGACTCCTCGAAGAAGGGCTTCGACGGCGCGTCGTGCGGCGTCTCCGTGTCGATCGGCGCGCAGTCGCCCGACATCGCCCAGGGCGTCGACACCGCCTACGAGAAGCGGGTCGAGGGCGGCGAGGCCGACGAGGACGAGCTGAACAAGCAGGGCGCCGGCGACCAGGGCCTGATGTTCGGGTACGCCTCCGACGAGACGCCCGAGCTGATGCCGCTGCCGATCACGCTGGCGCACCGCCTGTCCAAGCGGCTCACCGAGGTCCGCAAGAACGGCACCATCCCCTACCTGCGGCCCGACGGCAAGACCCAGGTCACCATCGAGTACGACGGCGACAAGGCGGTCCGGCTCGACACCGTCGTCGTCTCCTCGCAGCACGCCTCCGACATCGACCTGGAGTCGCTGCTCACCCCCGACATCCGCGAGTTCGTCGTGGAGGTCGAGCTGAAGGCCCTGCTCGACGAGGGCATCAAGCTCGACACCGACGGCTACCGGCTGCTGGTCAACCCGACCGGGCGGTTCGAGATCGGCGGCCCGATGGGCGACGCGGGTCTGACCGGCCGGAAGATCATCATCGACACCTACGGCGGCATGGCCCGCCACGGCGGCGGCGCCTTCTCGGGCAAGGACCCGTCCAAGGTGGACCGCTCCGCGGCGTACGCGATGCGCTGGGTCGCCAAGAACGTGGTGGCCGCGCGGCTCGCGTCGCGCTGCGAGGTCCAGGTCGCGTACGCGATCGGCAAGGCCGAGCCGGTCGGTCTGTTCGTCGAGACCTTCGGCACCGCGAACATCGAGGTCGAGAAGATCGAGCAGGCCATCGGCGAGGTCTTCGACCTGCGCCCCGCCGCGATCATCCGCGACCTGGACCTGCTGCGGCCGATCTACGCCCAGACCGCCGCCTACGGCCACTTCGGCCGTGAGCTGGACGACTTCACCTGGGAGAAGACCGACCGGGTCGACGCCCTGCGCGCCGCGGTCGGCCTCTGA
- the coaBC gene encoding bifunctional phosphopantothenoylcysteine decarboxylase/phosphopantothenate--cysteine ligase CoaBC: MGRPQVVLGVSGGIAAYKACELLRRLTESGHDVQVVPTDAALHFVGEATWAALSGRPVSTRVWDGVENVPHVRIGQHADLVVVAPATADLLARAAHGLADDLLTSTLLTARCPVVFAPAMHTEMWEHPATRENVATLRRRGAVVIEPAVGRLTGVDTGKGRLPDPDEIFQVCRRTLARGTAAPDLAGRHVVISAGGTREPLDPVRFLGNRSSGKQGYALARTAVARGARVTLVAAHTDALADPAGADVVPVGTAEELRAAVLKAAADADAVVMAAAVADFRPAAYATSKIKKSDDGAGPAPVELVRNPDVLAELSAHRARPGQVVAGFAAETDDVLANGRAKLARKGCDLLVVNEVGGGKAFGTDDNEAVVLGADGSATPVPHGPKEALADQVWDLVAARLDAGARD, encoded by the coding sequence ATGGGCAGGCCACAGGTCGTACTGGGTGTCAGCGGCGGCATCGCCGCGTACAAGGCGTGCGAGCTGCTGCGCCGGCTCACCGAGTCCGGTCACGACGTGCAGGTGGTGCCCACGGACGCCGCGCTGCACTTCGTCGGCGAGGCCACCTGGGCCGCGCTGTCCGGCCGGCCCGTCTCCACCCGGGTCTGGGACGGCGTCGAGAACGTCCCCCACGTGCGGATCGGGCAGCACGCCGACCTCGTGGTGGTCGCGCCCGCCACCGCCGACCTGCTCGCCCGGGCCGCGCACGGCCTCGCCGACGACCTGCTGACCAGCACCCTGCTGACCGCCCGCTGCCCGGTGGTCTTCGCGCCCGCCATGCACACCGAGATGTGGGAGCACCCCGCCACCCGGGAGAACGTCGCCACGCTGCGCCGCCGCGGCGCCGTGGTCATCGAGCCGGCCGTCGGCCGGCTCACCGGGGTGGACACCGGCAAGGGGCGGCTGCCCGACCCGGACGAGATCTTCCAGGTCTGCCGCCGCACCCTCGCGCGGGGCACCGCCGCGCCGGACCTCGCCGGGCGGCACGTCGTCATCAGCGCCGGGGGCACCCGCGAACCGCTCGACCCGGTGCGCTTCCTCGGCAACCGCTCCTCAGGCAAGCAGGGGTACGCCCTGGCGCGTACCGCCGTCGCGCGCGGGGCGCGGGTCACCCTGGTGGCCGCCCACACCGACGCGCTGGCCGACCCGGCCGGCGCCGACGTGGTGCCCGTGGGCACCGCCGAGGAGCTGCGCGCGGCTGTGCTCAAGGCCGCCGCCGACGCCGACGCGGTGGTGATGGCCGCGGCTGTCGCCGACTTCCGCCCGGCCGCGTACGCCACCAGCAAGATCAAGAAGAGCGACGACGGCGCCGGGCCCGCCCCGGTCGAGCTGGTCCGCAACCCCGACGTACTCGCCGAGCTGTCGGCGCACCGCGCCCGGCCCGGCCAGGTCGTCGCGGGCTTCGCCGCCGAGACCGACGACGTGCTGGCCAACGGCCGGGCGAAGCTCGCCCGCAAGGGGTGCGACCTGCTGGTGGTCAACGAGGTCGGCGGCGGCAAGGCGTTCGGCACCGACGACAACGAAGCGGTGGTCCTGGGCGCCGACGGCAGCGCCACCCCGGTGCCGCACGGCCCGAAGGAGGCGCTGGCCGACCAGGTCTGGGACCTGGTCGCCGCCCGCCTGGACGCCGGCGCGCGCGACTGA
- the rpoZ gene encoding DNA-directed RNA polymerase subunit omega produces MSSSITTPEGIINPPIDELLEATDSKYSLVIYAAKRARQINAYYSQLGEGLLEYVGPLVDTHVHEKPLSIALREINAGLLTSEAVEAPPTQ; encoded by the coding sequence GTGTCCTCTTCCATCACCACGCCCGAGGGCATCATCAACCCGCCGATCGACGAGCTGCTCGAAGCCACCGACTCCAAGTACAGCCTGGTGATCTACGCCGCCAAGCGTGCCCGCCAGATCAACGCGTACTACTCCCAGCTCGGCGAGGGCCTGCTGGAGTACGTCGGCCCCCTGGTGGACACCCACGTCCACGAGAAGCCGCTCTCCATCGCGCTGCGCGAGATCAACGCCGGCCTGCTGACCTCCGAGGCCGTCGAGGCGCCGCCCACCCAGTGA